The following proteins come from a genomic window of Nocardioides albertanoniae:
- a CDS encoding IS481 family transposase: MSHATHANAALTPRARLRLARLVVEHGWPPARAAERYDVSWRTAKKWAERYRYEGPAGMLDRSSAPHHQPNLTPAPVVRKIVHLRWKQRLGPVQIADRLNMASSTVHAVLVRCRINRLAHIDRATGEPIRRYEHDKPGDLIHVDVKKLGKIPDGGGWRYLGKQQGDKNRSTTAKRTGGPKNKHRQPLIGTCYLHTVIDDHSRVAYVEAHDDETSQTAVAVLKNAVAWFAARGVTVQRVISDNGSCYKSHLWRETCADLGITPKKTRPYRPQTNGKIERFHRTLAEGWAFKKFYNSESARLAALPGWVHQYNHHRPHSAIGKAAPITRLNNLAGHHN, encoded by the coding sequence GTGTCCCACGCTACCCATGCCAACGCTGCCCTGACCCCTCGCGCCCGGCTCAGGCTTGCGCGTCTCGTCGTTGAACACGGCTGGCCGCCGGCCCGCGCTGCTGAGCGTTATGACGTCTCGTGGCGTACCGCGAAGAAGTGGGCCGAGCGTTACCGCTACGAAGGTCCGGCTGGGATGCTCGACCGGTCCTCAGCGCCGCACCATCAACCCAACCTGACCCCGGCTCCGGTCGTGCGCAAGATCGTGCATCTGCGGTGGAAACAACGCCTCGGGCCGGTCCAGATCGCCGACAGGCTCAACATGGCTTCCTCGACCGTGCACGCCGTGCTCGTGCGGTGTCGGATCAACCGTCTCGCCCACATCGACCGGGCCACCGGTGAGCCGATCCGCCGCTACGAACACGACAAGCCCGGCGACCTGATCCACGTCGACGTCAAGAAGCTCGGCAAGATCCCCGACGGCGGCGGCTGGCGCTACCTCGGCAAACAGCAGGGCGACAAGAACCGCTCCACAACAGCCAAACGCACCGGTGGACCCAAGAACAAACACCGTCAACCACTGATCGGAACCTGCTACCTACACACCGTGATCGACGACCACTCCCGCGTGGCCTACGTCGAAGCCCACGACGACGAGACCAGCCAAACCGCTGTCGCGGTCCTCAAGAACGCGGTCGCCTGGTTCGCCGCCCGCGGCGTCACCGTCCAGCGTGTCATCAGCGACAACGGCAGCTGCTACAAGTCCCACCTATGGCGCGAAACCTGCGCAGATCTAGGCATCACGCCGAAGAAGACCAGGCCCTACCGGCCACAGACCAACGGGAAGATCGAACGCTTCCACCGCACCCTGGCCGAGGGATGGGCATTCAAGAAGTTCTACAACTCCGAATCCGCCCGACTCGCCGCCCTGCCAGGATGGGTCCACCAGTACAACCACCACCGGCCCCACTCAGCAATCGGGAAAGCCGCACCCATCACCAGATTGAACAACCTGGCTGGGCATCACAACTAG
- a CDS encoding aminotransferase class IV, with protein sequence MLQTYDARNDDLQVWINGDLTHRLEARISPFDSLAQGGDGVWEGLRLTQGRIFKLSEHLLRLRRSARALAFTDIPSHAFMISAIRECLAANGMHDDVHIRLTLSRGVKVTSGMDPRLNQSGPTLIVLAEFKSPVYDDAGISLVTAAQRRPRADMLDPKIHHNNLIPSILAKVEANNAGADDALMLDDLGFVAETNATHFFHVRDGVLRTSTTRACPEGITRATVLELAAQLGQPVAVGDFSLTDAHTADEAFVTGTMGGLTPVVSLDGRPIERGPVTQQLAKAYADLLVTSGTVVVG encoded by the coding sequence ATGCTCCAGACCTACGACGCCCGCAACGACGACCTCCAGGTCTGGATCAACGGCGACCTCACCCACCGGCTCGAGGCGCGGATCTCGCCGTTCGACTCGCTCGCCCAGGGCGGCGACGGCGTCTGGGAGGGGCTGCGGCTCACCCAGGGGCGCATCTTCAAGCTCTCCGAGCATCTGCTGAGGCTGCGCCGATCGGCCCGGGCTCTCGCGTTCACCGACATCCCGTCGCACGCGTTCATGATCTCGGCGATCCGGGAGTGCCTGGCGGCGAACGGGATGCACGACGACGTCCACATCCGGCTCACGCTCTCCCGCGGGGTGAAGGTGACCTCCGGCATGGATCCGCGGCTCAACCAGTCGGGGCCGACGCTGATCGTGCTGGCCGAGTTCAAGTCGCCGGTCTACGACGACGCGGGCATCTCGCTGGTCACCGCCGCCCAGCGGCGCCCGCGTGCCGACATGCTCGACCCGAAGATCCACCACAACAACCTGATCCCCTCGATCCTGGCGAAGGTCGAGGCCAACAACGCCGGCGCCGACGACGCGCTGATGCTCGACGACCTCGGCTTCGTCGCCGAGACCAACGCGACCCACTTCTTCCACGTACGCGACGGGGTGCTGCGCACCTCGACCACGCGGGCGTGCCCCGAGGGCATCACCCGCGCCACCGTCCTGGAGCTGGCTGCCCAGCTGGGGCAGCCGGTCGCGGTCGGCGACTTCTCGCTCACCGACGCCCACACCGCCGACGAGGCCTTCGTGACCGGCACCATGGGCGGGCTGACCCCGGTGGTCTCGCTCGACGGTCGGCCGATCGAGCGTGGGCCGGTCACGCAGCAGCTCGCCAAGGCGTACGCGGATCTGCTGGTGACGTCGGGGACGGTTGTCGTCGGGTGA
- a CDS encoding GNAT family N-acetyltransferase, translated as MSRLEHPGLVFRSLDPSEGDEALLKGWYEATRRGFHQTRGNDDGFAAWRAHTQNDSLTLLGAWSEATEFASATMPVATFSSWTAPVNVGGGTSLPTRLISDVTVAPTHRRQGLLRKLMTVALADAVAEGLPLAALTVSEGSIYGRFGFGMATHVRQVEVEVTSKFRFRDDAITDDGSVTLLEPADAWKTIASVYATFQETTRGSVTRPHYYETWLSSAYDFGGDSKDESKQRVALHLDASGTPDGYVVFKTADERNDAGLRMATVVDLVALTPAAYLRLWRFLADIDLVERVSWRKAPLRDPLSWALAEPFVVKSEELDDFLWMRVLDPVAALQARPWHADGEIVLGVDDQLGHASGAWQVVVRDGRAEVTATDARPSVTLSADTLGALYLGGVDVRTLAAAGRVTGSTEAIETWAAMADGGPLPYCITGF; from the coding sequence ATGTCACGCCTCGAACACCCCGGCCTCGTCTTCCGCAGTCTCGACCCGTCCGAGGGTGACGAGGCGTTGCTGAAGGGGTGGTACGAGGCGACCCGGCGCGGTTTCCACCAGACCCGCGGCAACGACGACGGGTTCGCGGCCTGGCGGGCACACACCCAGAACGACTCGCTGACCCTGCTCGGCGCCTGGTCGGAGGCCACCGAGTTCGCCTCGGCGACCATGCCGGTCGCCACGTTCTCCTCGTGGACGGCGCCGGTCAACGTGGGTGGCGGCACCAGCCTGCCGACGCGCCTGATCAGCGACGTCACCGTCGCCCCGACCCACCGTCGGCAGGGGCTGCTGCGCAAGCTGATGACGGTCGCACTGGCCGACGCCGTCGCCGAGGGGCTGCCGCTGGCTGCCCTGACCGTGTCGGAGGGGTCGATCTACGGGCGCTTCGGGTTCGGCATGGCCACGCACGTGCGTCAGGTGGAGGTCGAGGTGACCTCGAAGTTCAGGTTCCGCGACGACGCGATCACCGACGACGGCTCGGTCACCCTCCTCGAGCCGGCCGACGCGTGGAAGACGATCGCCTCCGTCTACGCCACGTTCCAGGAGACCACCCGCGGCTCGGTCACCCGCCCGCACTACTACGAGACCTGGCTCTCCAGCGCCTACGACTTCGGCGGCGACTCCAAGGACGAGTCCAAGCAGCGGGTGGCGCTGCACCTGGACGCGTCCGGCACCCCCGATGGTTACGTGGTCTTCAAGACCGCCGACGAGCGCAACGACGCCGGCCTGCGGATGGCCACCGTCGTCGACCTGGTCGCCCTGACCCCGGCCGCCTACCTCCGCCTGTGGCGGTTCCTCGCCGACATCGACCTCGTCGAGCGGGTCAGCTGGCGCAAGGCACCGCTGCGCGACCCGCTCTCGTGGGCGCTCGCCGAGCCGTTCGTCGTCAAGAGCGAGGAGCTCGACGACTTCTTGTGGATGCGCGTGCTCGATCCGGTCGCGGCGCTGCAGGCACGGCCGTGGCACGCCGACGGCGAGATCGTGCTCGGCGTCGACGACCAGCTCGGGCACGCCTCCGGCGCCTGGCAGGTCGTGGTCCGCGACGGCCGCGCCGAGGTCACCGCGACGGACGCACGCCCGAGCGTGACGCTGAGCGCAGACACCCTCGGCGCGCTCTACCTCGGCGGCGTGGACGTGCGCACCCTGGCGGCCGCGGGCCGTGTCACCGGCTCGACCGAGGCGATCGAGACCTGGGCCGCGATGGCCGACGGCGGGCCACTGCCCTACTGCATCACCGGGTTCTGA
- a CDS encoding uracil-xanthine permease family protein has translation MRFGWDLHEDGKNVRDGAIVNPGERLSWPRTIGFGGQHVVAMFGATFLVPLLTGFPPTTTLFFSGAGTLLFLLITRNRLPSYLGSSFAFIAPIGAAMGGGGMGAALFGIMVTGALLALVGVIVMVTGTRWIEVLMPPVVTGAIVALIGLNLASAATNNVVGGDPAKPDNGAVLVAAITLATVLVVAVAFRGLIARLSILVGVVVGYIAALIAGQIDTSAFKEAAWFGLPDFSTPDVTWSVVPMFLPVVLVLIAENVGHVRSVAHLAGDDTINRETGRALFADGLATTIAGGFGGSATTTYGENIGVMTATRVFSTAAYWVAGVVAILLSLSPKFGALLNTIPAGVLGGITVALYGLIGLIGIRIWLDNRVDFADPVNQFTAAAALVIGIGNLTLTFGDLTFTGIALGTIAAVVIFHGMSALARLRQ, from the coding sequence ATGCGATTCGGTTGGGACCTGCACGAAGACGGCAAGAACGTACGCGACGGGGCGATCGTCAATCCCGGTGAACGGCTGAGCTGGCCGCGCACGATCGGCTTCGGCGGGCAGCACGTGGTCGCGATGTTCGGCGCGACGTTCCTGGTGCCGCTGCTGACCGGCTTCCCGCCGACCACCACGCTGTTCTTCTCCGGCGCCGGCACGCTGCTCTTCCTGCTCATCACGCGCAACCGGCTGCCTTCCTATCTCGGCTCGTCGTTCGCGTTCATCGCGCCGATCGGGGCCGCCATGGGCGGCGGCGGGATGGGCGCCGCGCTCTTCGGGATCATGGTCACCGGCGCGCTGCTGGCGCTGGTCGGGGTGATCGTGATGGTCACCGGCACCCGGTGGATCGAGGTGCTGATGCCTCCGGTGGTGACCGGTGCGATCGTCGCGCTGATCGGTCTCAACCTCGCCTCGGCCGCGACCAACAACGTCGTCGGTGGCGACCCGGCCAAGCCCGACAACGGCGCGGTGCTGGTCGCCGCGATCACGCTGGCGACGGTGCTGGTCGTCGCCGTGGCCTTCCGCGGGCTGATCGCCCGGCTCTCGATCCTGGTCGGTGTCGTCGTCGGCTACATCGCCGCGCTGATCGCCGGCCAGATCGACACCTCGGCGTTCAAGGAGGCGGCCTGGTTCGGGCTGCCCGACTTCTCCACGCCGGATGTGACCTGGTCGGTCGTGCCGATGTTCCTGCCCGTCGTGCTCGTGCTCATCGCCGAGAACGTCGGCCACGTACGCAGCGTCGCCCACCTCGCCGGCGACGACACCATCAACCGCGAGACCGGCCGAGCGCTCTTCGCCGACGGCCTCGCCACCACCATCGCCGGCGGCTTCGGCGGCTCCGCGACCACGACGTACGGCGAGAACATCGGCGTCATGACCGCCACCCGCGTCTTCTCCACCGCCGCCTACTGGGTCGCCGGCGTGGTCGCGATCCTGCTCTCGCTGTCACCGAAGTTCGGTGCCCTGCTGAACACGATCCCCGCCGGCGTCCTCGGCGGCATCACCGTCGCCCTCTACGGCCTCATCGGCCTCATCGGCATCCGGATCTGGCTCGACAACCGCGTCGACTTCGCCGACCCGGTCAACCAGTTCACCGCCGCTGCCGCCCTCGTCATCGGCATCGGCAACCTCACCCTCACCTTCGGCGACCTCACCTTTACTGGGATCGCCCTCGGCACCATCGCCGCGGTCGTGATCTTCCACGGGATGAGCGCGCTGGCGCGACTGCGGCAGTAG
- a CDS encoding HAD family hydrolase — protein MTEPMVTERIAMWSGPRNLSTALMRSFENRPDCTVLDEPLYAAYLSATGIDHPGSAEVIASQPTDWRVVAREITTAPVDSAIQYQKHMTHHMLPSMDWKAFSGLSHAFLVRDPLRVLTSYAKVREEPTLEDLGLPQQVALFEEFGGPVIDAASILEAPRESLRALCAALGIGFDEAMLTWPVGRRDSDGVWASHWYSGVWASTGFAVSSPGAADPLPARLEPLLERCLPYYDRLAPYVMAPRVENGD, from the coding sequence GTGACTGAGCCGATGGTGACCGAGCGCATCGCGATGTGGTCCGGGCCTCGCAACCTGTCGACGGCCTTGATGCGTTCGTTCGAGAACCGGCCCGACTGCACCGTCCTCGACGAGCCGCTGTACGCCGCCTACCTCTCGGCCACCGGCATCGATCACCCCGGAAGCGCCGAGGTGATCGCCTCCCAGCCGACGGACTGGCGGGTGGTGGCCCGCGAGATCACCACCGCTCCGGTCGACTCAGCGATCCAGTATCAGAAGCACATGACCCACCACATGCTCCCCTCGATGGACTGGAAGGCCTTCTCGGGACTCTCGCACGCGTTCCTGGTGCGTGACCCGCTGCGGGTGCTGACGTCGTATGCCAAGGTGCGCGAGGAGCCGACGCTGGAGGATCTCGGTCTCCCCCAGCAGGTGGCGCTCTTCGAGGAGTTCGGTGGGCCGGTGATCGACGCCGCCTCGATCCTGGAAGCCCCTCGCGAGTCGCTCAGAGCGCTGTGCGCCGCGCTGGGGATCGGGTTCGACGAGGCGATGCTGACATGGCCGGTCGGCCGTCGTGACTCCGACGGCGTCTGGGCGTCGCACTGGTATTCGGGCGTATGGGCGTCGACCGGCTTCGCGGTCTCCTCCCCCGGCGCCGCCGACCCGTTGCCCGCACGGCTGGAGCCGCTGCTGGAGCGATGCCTGCCCTACTACGATCGCCTCGCCCCCTATGTCATGGCTCCTCGAGTCGAGAATGGTGACTGA
- a CDS encoding acyltransferase family protein, which produces MSAPKTHHETSLGRMAVLDAVRLFAALAVVLYHFTARAHDPWREGTVSSEIFPHLSNVTVFGQFGVDLFFIISGFVILMSAWGRDVASFTTSRITRLFPGYWAAVLLTAGLLLFVWSPNDKHVALTDVGVNLTMMQTAFDVPMVDGVYWTLWFELRFYVLIGILMVFGLTGARVLAFAAIWPTAAVLADAAGAGLLSNILIAEYAPMFAGGMALYMVARDKRNLLAWLVLLQNVALGAGWASLNTRDRLMEWTNFDPPVAWCVLASLACFVLVAVVTLTPVSRITGRWFTTAGLLTYPLYLIHQYWGFAIIRALTGDLPRYAVLAIAVGASLVLAWLIHRLVERPLAPLLKRGLKSAFASLAHQDGRPRVSRSQTPARTRVEAPVREREMESVNR; this is translated from the coding sequence GTGTCTGCACCCAAGACCCATCACGAGACGTCGCTCGGCCGGATGGCCGTCCTCGACGCCGTACGCCTCTTCGCAGCCCTCGCGGTGGTGCTCTACCACTTCACTGCCCGGGCCCATGACCCCTGGCGTGAGGGCACCGTCTCCTCCGAGATCTTCCCGCACCTGTCGAACGTGACGGTCTTCGGGCAGTTCGGCGTCGACCTCTTCTTCATCATCTCCGGGTTCGTGATCCTGATGTCGGCCTGGGGGCGCGACGTCGCCTCGTTCACCACCTCGCGGATCACCCGTCTCTTCCCGGGCTACTGGGCCGCGGTGCTGCTGACCGCGGGTCTGCTGCTGTTCGTGTGGAGCCCCAACGACAAGCACGTGGCCCTCACCGACGTCGGCGTCAACCTGACGATGATGCAGACGGCCTTCGACGTGCCGATGGTCGACGGCGTCTACTGGACGCTCTGGTTCGAGCTGCGGTTCTACGTGCTGATCGGCATCTTGATGGTCTTCGGTCTGACGGGTGCGCGCGTGCTCGCCTTCGCCGCCATCTGGCCGACCGCCGCGGTGCTCGCCGACGCTGCCGGCGCGGGGCTCCTCAGCAACATCCTGATCGCCGAGTACGCCCCGATGTTCGCCGGCGGCATGGCCCTCTACATGGTGGCTCGCGACAAACGGAACCTGCTCGCCTGGCTGGTGTTGCTGCAGAACGTCGCCCTCGGCGCGGGCTGGGCGTCGCTCAACACCCGTGACCGGCTGATGGAGTGGACCAACTTCGACCCGCCGGTGGCCTGGTGTGTGCTGGCCAGCCTGGCGTGCTTCGTGCTGGTCGCCGTGGTCACCCTGACCCCGGTCTCACGGATCACGGGCCGCTGGTTCACCACGGCGGGCCTGCTGACCTACCCGCTCTACCTGATCCACCAGTACTGGGGATTCGCCATCATCCGGGCGCTCACCGGCGACCTGCCCCGCTACGCCGTCCTGGCCATCGCCGTCGGCGCCTCGCTCGTGCTGGCCTGGCTGATCCACCGCCTGGTCGAGCGGCCGCTGGCCCCGCTGCTCAAGCGCGGACTGAAGAGCGCTTTCGCGTCGTTGGCCCACCAGGACGGCCGCCCCCGGGTCTCCCGCTCCCAGACGCCCGCACGTACGCGCGTTGAGGCGCCCGTGCGTGAGCGCGAGATGGAGTCGGTCAACCGCTGA
- a CDS encoding cysteine dioxygenase, with translation MTTLAAQPLLDAIRTYADDELLAQTQVPESGRDFHLVHRDDEVEVWLIAWAPGTSTGFHDHGSAAAAFTVLEGSLIEHNWFGGLQIADIGPGDARVHAPGHVHDVRNVGSLPAISLHAYTPHLDAMHSYRFLGDRISLIGAEPGRS, from the coding sequence ATGACCACGCTCGCCGCACAGCCCCTGCTGGACGCCATCCGCACCTATGCCGACGACGAGCTTCTCGCGCAGACCCAGGTGCCCGAGAGCGGACGGGACTTCCACCTCGTGCACCGCGACGACGAGGTCGAGGTCTGGTTGATCGCCTGGGCGCCCGGCACCAGCACCGGCTTCCACGACCACGGCTCCGCGGCTGCCGCTTTCACCGTGCTCGAGGGCAGCCTGATCGAGCACAACTGGTTCGGCGGACTCCAGATCGCCGACATCGGCCCCGGTGACGCTCGGGTGCACGCGCCCGGCCATGTCCACGACGTACGCAACGTCGGTTCGCTGCCGGCGATCAGCCTGCACGCCTACACGCCGCACCTGGACGCGATGCACAGCTATCGCTTCCTCGGTGACCGGATCAGCCTGATCGGTGCCGAGCCCGGGCGGTCCTGA
- a CDS encoding pyroglutamyl peptidase yields the protein MPTRTSALTRAAAALTSAALATTAVTLGLATGAPAAASAAPGCGTITSPETRVEHTRLTEPAVADILARSGFDDVAGTVRAAVCDAGHSRVAVAAARLAGQALWQRAVDRVQGRGDTGGDLPRSDDRPLYWARLAGELELARVAPGFPSWSEDARHKVMRAFDEASRGIDTTRFDGGKHARQRQVLASGFDPFTLDRNIRQSNPSGATALAMDGRTVSTPDGPVEIQTVVFPVLWGPFADGIVERAFLPHLVSGRRTVDTAITISQGREGRFDLEYWNGAHRGTVPDNDRVVVDETIPIPEDLPHTTPQPQWTRTTLPTDAMKAAPTGSFPVNINHTITEIPAGSTTPVTREDPTPGSTAVAGAGGDYLSNESAYRATALRDALEADTKQGHIHVPILSGDATGEPVAEMRDGIVAQTLALVVAAATN from the coding sequence ATGCCGACTCGCACCTCGGCGCTCACCCGCGCCGCCGCAGCCCTGACTTCCGCGGCCCTGGCCACTACTGCCGTCACTCTCGGGCTCGCCACCGGCGCCCCCGCAGCGGCGAGCGCCGCGCCGGGGTGCGGCACCATCACCTCCCCCGAGACCCGGGTGGAGCACACGCGGCTCACCGAGCCGGCGGTCGCAGACATCCTGGCGCGCTCCGGTTTCGACGACGTCGCCGGCACCGTCAGGGCAGCCGTCTGCGACGCCGGCCACAGCAGGGTTGCCGTCGCCGCGGCTCGGCTCGCGGGCCAGGCCCTGTGGCAGCGAGCGGTCGACCGGGTCCAGGGGCGCGGCGACACCGGCGGCGACCTGCCCCGCAGCGACGACCGTCCGCTCTACTGGGCGCGCCTCGCCGGCGAGCTCGAGCTCGCTCGGGTCGCTCCGGGCTTCCCGAGCTGGTCCGAGGACGCACGCCACAAGGTGATGCGGGCGTTCGACGAGGCGTCTCGTGGCATCGACACGACGCGGTTCGACGGCGGCAAGCACGCCAGGCAGCGGCAGGTGCTCGCCTCGGGCTTCGACCCGTTCACGCTCGATCGCAACATCCGGCAGTCCAACCCGTCGGGCGCGACCGCGCTCGCGATGGACGGACGCACCGTCTCGACCCCCGACGGGCCGGTCGAGATCCAGACCGTGGTCTTCCCCGTGCTGTGGGGGCCGTTCGCCGACGGCATCGTCGAGCGCGCGTTCCTTCCGCACCTGGTCTCCGGGCGGCGTACGGTCGACACGGCGATCACGATCAGCCAGGGTCGCGAGGGCCGCTTCGACCTGGAGTACTGGAACGGCGCCCACCGCGGCACCGTCCCCGACAACGACCGGGTCGTCGTCGACGAGACGATCCCGATCCCTGAAGACCTGCCCCACACCACCCCGCAGCCTCAGTGGACCCGCACCACGCTCCCCACGGATGCGATGAAGGCCGCGCCGACCGGCAGCTTCCCGGTCAACATCAACCACACGATCACCGAGATCCCGGCCGGATCGACGACTCCGGTCACCCGGGAGGACCCGACACCGGGCTCCACGGCGGTGGCCGGCGCAGGCGGCGACTACCTCTCGAACGAGTCCGCCTACCGCGCCACGGCGCTGCGCGACGCGCTCGAGGCCGACACCAAGCAGGGTCACATCCACGTGCCGATCCTGTCGGGTGACGCCACCGGTGAGCCCGTCGCCGAGATGCGCGACGGCATCGTGGCCCAGACCCTCGCACTGGTGGTCGCCGCGGCGACGAACTGA
- a CDS encoding LLM class F420-dependent oxidoreductase, with protein MTIRIGVQIQPQHADYAQIRDAARRAEEIGVDVIFNWDHFYPLYGEPDGKHFEAWTMLAAWAEQTTSVEIGCLVTCNSYRNPELLADMARTVDHISDGRLVFGIGSGWFERDYTEYGYDFGTAGSRLDALGEALPRIEKRWSELNPAPLGRDGSGDIPVMIGGGGEKKTLKYVAKHADIWHSFSDVATLERKRGILAEHCAAIGRDVTEIEVSTAADTVEAAKPLHDAGATLFTYGVDGPDYDLAPLEKLVAWRDSVGA; from the coding sequence ATGACGATCCGCATCGGAGTCCAGATCCAGCCCCAGCACGCCGACTACGCCCAGATCCGCGACGCCGCGCGCCGCGCGGAGGAGATCGGCGTCGACGTGATCTTCAACTGGGACCACTTCTACCCGCTCTACGGCGAACCCGACGGCAAGCACTTCGAGGCCTGGACCATGCTCGCCGCCTGGGCCGAGCAGACCACCAGCGTCGAGATCGGCTGCCTGGTGACCTGCAACTCCTACCGCAACCCCGAGCTGCTCGCCGACATGGCCCGCACCGTCGACCACATCTCTGACGGCCGGCTGGTCTTCGGCATCGGGTCGGGCTGGTTCGAGCGCGACTACACCGAGTACGGCTACGACTTCGGCACCGCCGGCTCCCGCCTCGACGCCCTCGGCGAGGCGCTGCCGCGCATCGAGAAGCGCTGGAGCGAGCTCAACCCCGCACCGCTGGGCCGCGATGGTTCGGGCGACATCCCGGTGATGATCGGTGGCGGCGGGGAGAAGAAGACCCTGAAGTACGTCGCGAAGCACGCCGACATCTGGCACTCGTTCTCCGACGTGGCCACCCTCGAGCGCAAGCGCGGCATCCTCGCCGAGCACTGCGCGGCCATCGGCCGCGACGTGACCGAGATCGAGGTCTCGACGGCGGCCGACACCGTCGAGGCCGCCAAGCCGCTCCACGACGCCGGCGCCACGCTGTTCACCTACGGCGTCGACGGCCCCGACTACGACCTCGCGCCGCTGGAGAAGCTCGTCGCCTGGCGGGACTCGGTCGGCGCCTGA
- a CDS encoding DUF4349 domain-containing protein, whose protein sequence is MLVLTGCGGSAGSEKSADSGSATTSLAETGGGAGKAASAPDHDAKQAPAVAEQAIISTGTIATETKDVAKARTQVQHVTDKHSGQVAEQETGTDDDGRPGHTRMVLRIPSTSFAKAMAELEKLGTLVDSSTTATDVTTEVVDTDVRVKNARASIERIRTLLARAEQISDVISIESELASREAELNSLLAQQAHLADQTSLSTITITISRAGTGSGDGDDAGFLPGLSAGWGALGALGIGVATAAGALLPWIPVIALVAVPIWLLVRRRRHVSTTVPTTATPAEAEA, encoded by the coding sequence ATGCTCGTGCTCACCGGCTGCGGCGGGTCGGCGGGCTCGGAGAAGTCGGCCGACAGCGGCTCGGCCACGACCTCGTTGGCGGAGACCGGGGGCGGCGCCGGCAAGGCGGCGTCCGCCCCCGACCACGACGCCAAGCAGGCTCCGGCGGTCGCCGAGCAGGCGATCATCTCCACCGGCACCATCGCCACCGAGACGAAGGACGTGGCCAAGGCACGTACGCAGGTCCAGCACGTCACCGACAAGCACTCCGGCCAGGTCGCCGAGCAGGAGACCGGCACCGACGACGACGGCAGGCCCGGGCACACCCGGATGGTCCTGCGGATCCCGTCGACCTCCTTCGCGAAGGCGATGGCCGAGCTCGAGAAGCTCGGCACCCTGGTCGACTCCAGCACCACCGCGACCGACGTGACCACCGAGGTGGTCGACACCGACGTGCGCGTGAAGAACGCCCGAGCGAGCATCGAGCGGATCCGTACACTGCTCGCCCGTGCCGAGCAGATCAGCGATGTGATCTCGATCGAGTCCGAGCTCGCCAGCCGTGAGGCGGAGCTCAACTCGCTGCTCGCCCAGCAGGCACATCTGGCCGACCAGACCTCGCTGTCGACGATCACGATCACCATCTCGCGCGCCGGCACCGGCTCCGGCGACGGAGACGACGCGGGCTTCCTCCCCGGGCTCAGCGCCGGATGGGGTGCGCTCGGCGCGCTCGGGATCGGGGTCGCGACCGCTGCGGGAGCGCTGCTGCCGTGGATCCCGGTCATCGCCCTGGTCGCGGTGCCGATCTGGCTGCTGGTGCGTCGGCGTCGACACGTCTCGACCACCGTGCCGACGACCGCGACGCCAGCCGAGGCGGAGGCATAA
- the msrB gene encoding peptide-methionine (R)-S-oxide reductase MsrB, which translates to MGYNVEKSDEQWRAELSPEEYAVLREAGTERAFTGEYTDTETKGVYSCKACQAKLFESDTKFHSGCGWPSFYQPISDTIEYIEDKSHGMDRVEVRCANCGSHLGHVFPDGYGTPTGDRFCINSISISLAPSDEA; encoded by the coding sequence ATGGGTTACAACGTGGAGAAGTCCGACGAGCAGTGGCGTGCCGAGCTGTCGCCGGAGGAGTACGCGGTGCTGCGCGAGGCCGGCACCGAGCGGGCGTTCACGGGTGAATACACCGACACCGAGACCAAGGGCGTCTACTCGTGCAAGGCCTGCCAGGCCAAGCTGTTCGAGTCGGACACCAAGTTCCACTCGGGCTGCGGCTGGCCGTCGTTCTACCAGCCGATCTCAGACACGATCGAATACATCGAGGACAAGTCGCACGGGATGGACCGGGTCGAGGTGCGCTGCGCCAACTGCGGCTCCCACCTCGGCCACGTCTTCCCCGACGGCTACGGCACCCCGACCGGTGACCGGTTCTGCATCAACTCGATCTCGATCAGCCTCGCGCCGAGCGACGAGGCCTGA